A segment of the Salminus brasiliensis chromosome 5, fSalBra1.hap2, whole genome shotgun sequence genome:
TGTGAAGGTAGTGCAGCTCACTGTGGGTGGTCCTGCCACAACCTCAGAGAGGAAGTCGTTCATCCAGATTTGACTTCTGctttactctctctgtctgtgtgtgtacccTCCCTCTCCACTCCCTCGTCCACTCTCTCGTCCACtccctgtgtgtatgtgtctgcaTCAGTTTTGTATCTGAGctttatagagcgcccccttcACTTCTGtaatgtattacagtctgtcagagtaaagggttctagataacactgaaaaaggttctttgacctGTAACAGTAGTGATATCCTCATCCACAGTAAGGTGGGAGGTGTGCAGACCCTGGTGGAGCTGTGGAGGGCTTACACAggcaaagaaccactgaagcaTCCAGGTGGATCTGCaagctaccccccccccctctgtctgtctctctctctgtctctctgtctgtctctctctctctctgtctctctctctctcctctctctctctctcctctctctgtctgtctctctctctctctcctctctctctctctctctctctgtctctctctctctctctctctctctgtctctctctctctctcctctctctctctctctctctctgtctctctctctctctctctctctctgtctctctctctccctctctctctctctctgtctctctctctctctctctctgtctctctctctctctctcctctctctctctctctctctctctctctctctctctctctctgtctctctctctctcgctttctctctctctctctttctgtctctctctctttctgtctctctctctctgtctctctctctgtctctctctctctctgtctgtctctctctgtctctctctctctctctctgtgttaaGAATGAGGTGGAGATAAACACAGGACAGGGTGAGAATGAGggaaagaagtgtgtgtgtggtgtgtgtgtgtgtgtgtgtgtgtgtgtggctccctCTAGTGGGGAAAACATATGCTGGCAGCGTGTCATtagcagctgtctgtctgtctgtccggcTGGTTggttatctgtctgtctgtccggctggttgtctgtctgtctgtctgtctgtctgtctgtctgtcggctggttgtttgtctgtctgtctgtctgtccggcTGGTTGTTTGTCTGTCCGGCTggttgtttgtctgtctgtctgtctggctggttggttgtttgtctgtctgtctgtctgtctgtccggctggttgtctgtctgtctgtctgtctgtctgtctgtccggctggttgtctgtctgtctgtctgtctgtctgtctgtctggttgGTTGTTTGTCTGTCCGGCtggttgtctgtctgtctgtccggctggttgtctgtctgtctgtccggtTGGGACACAGAGCTGGAGAAAAGCTTCTAACATCTAAAAGATTCAGGTGAaccagctctcccattggtcagGACCTGAAGTCTGGGCGGGACTTTGAGGAAACATCACTCTAATCCCTCTGGGGGTTCTAGATTAGTTTGGCGCTGCTGGCTGACAGTAGCATTATGGTATGGATGGGTTTTTGAGGCTTGTGGTCTGAAGTGGAACCCCAACTAAAATAAAGAACCGTTTGAACAtctgaatggttctttaagttgtgGTGGTTCTGCGACCCTCATTTAGAGAGAACACTGAGAGCGCCCCCCAGAGGAGTGTCAGAACACTGctttaccagcatgaccagcaccaGTAAGACCACTACACCACTACACCGGTGCTAACGTTAGCTGCTAAAGCAGCACGTGCCCTTCCAACAAACCCTGCGCTCCGTCATACTGACCGTCAGACACCAGGTGGCGCCAGAACCTAATATTTCCACTGTGTTCCTCAGCAGACCACTCATCAGTTACCTGTGCGGTTCAGGAAACCAGGTCAGCGCTGACCTGCACACCTGTACGCGCtacctgtccaaaagtatccggacacgcCTCTGATGAGTGGGTTCAGGTGGCAGACACTGGTTCTGTGTAGACAACTCAGAGAACCATTAGGATGTGTAAAGGTTCTTTCCACAGGCCTGGGCATGTAGGGCTTCTTCACATGGGTTCTGGGTTCTGTTAAGTACCGTCGGCCTTACTGACCCGGTCCTCTCTTAAAGGCTCTGTCCGAAAACGGGTGGGGAAAAGCTAACTTCTGGGGGGAGGGGTTAGCTTTTATCCAATAAGAGTGGGGGAGGGTGGGGCCGGTCTGAAAACGGGTGTGGAGAACAAAGCCAACTTTTATCCAATACGAGTTGGGTGGGCGGGGTCTGTCAGTAAATGGGCGGGGAGAGTAGAACAAAAATGTTATATCCAATAAGAGTGGGGAAGGGCGGGGCCTGTCGGATAACCGGCGGTTGATGAGGAAAACAAACTTTTATCCAATAAGAGTTTGAGTGGGCGTGGCCTGTCTGAGAGCGGGTGGTGAAGCAGCGCGAGATGTAGGTGAGTGAGTCAGAGCTCGGGGGCTCGAGCAGCAGCGGAAAGTTTGAGCAGCAGCTCGCGGGGAGTGAGCAGGAGCTGCGCGCGGCTGAAATAacccccctctcctctctcGCGCTGAGATGAAAGTGGGATGGCGGTAGCGGTGGTGGGTACCGCGCAGCGCGCGCACAAAAGCGGGCCCGTAGAGGTGCTCGTGCGGGAACGGTGGCACCGCGTGATCGCGATTCTGGGCGACGAGGCGCTGACCCTGAGCTGCGAGGAGAACGGGCACGCGCACGAGCATGTAAACGGCGAGGCGGACGCGGGGGCGCGCGGCGCGTTCACGGTAAGGATGGGGTGGTCGCGCGATCCTGACGTTAACTCTGTTGTGTCTTTATGcgcgaaaacacacacacacacacacacacacacacatatatacacacacacacacacacacacacacacacatatatacacactcatatacacacacacacacacacacacatatatacacactcatatacacacacacacacacacatatatacacacacacacacacacatatatacacacacacatatacacacacacacacacacacatatatacacacacacacatatatacacacacacatatacacacacacacacacacacatatatacacacacacacatatatacacacacacacacacatatatacacacacacacacatatatacacacactcacacacacacatatatacacacactcacacacacacatatatacacacactcacaccgtGCTGTGCAGAAGTATTAGCACGCGGGAGAAAGTGAGTAGGAAGTTGTTTATCTGAACAGAAAAACTGTGTTTGTTCagtaaacaacaaacaaacatgtaaaCAGGCCAGTGGCGCGCGATGCATCAAAGGACTCCTATGAAAGAAAGCCGGGTCCTCTCCACCTATCAGAGTTCGAGAGAGTGATGACGTGTGTAAACATGGGTAAAGTCCTCAGGGGAAACTAGTCTGGAAGAACAGCCCGTTTTAAATGTACCgttttgtgacgtcacaaatTCCCAGGGCATTTGCATATCCCCGCCCACTTTACATCCACCAGGACGATGTGcagtacagggcagccaataaGAGCAGTGCTCATTTACATGTGTCAGTCTTAACGGCAGAGTGGAAAGCAGGAGGGGGAGGGGATTCAGACTCCGCCCCTGGTTTCGCTCCAACCTCCGGGGCAGGTCCGCTGCAGCAGGTCCGCTCAGGCAGCTGGAGCGAAGTCCGGGGCGGAGTCTGAGCGCCTGGGTCTGAATCCCTCCCCTCCTGCTGTCCACTCTGCCGTTATGACTGACACATGTAAATGAGCGCTGCTCCTGGGTCTGAACTTCTCTGTGTTTATGACCCAAACCAAGGTTCTCGCACTGCCATACACACGTCCTGTAAAGTGGGgttctttaatggttctttagggatgGCAATGCTACGCCTAACTTCAAGCTCCAGATAAatgctttaatggttctttgcgTTGGTGGATGGTTCTAGAACTTTTATCAAAAGGTCATATAGAGCACCAGAAagctcagagaacccttttcCAGCACTGTACAGAACTCTGTCCCTGTACAGTCTTTATACCAACCTGTGCATGTTCTCACAAAAAGTGTCAAGGGTTCTGTACTGAactcagtggttctatacagaaccgtGCCAGCTcaaatgcttaaatggttccgTGCCTGGGTAAGGCTTGTTAAGTCTTGTTTGAAACCCTATGTGCACACGGTTCTATTTAGAACCTTTACAAAAAGCCTGTGGGGGTTCTCGGGATTGATGGGAAATCTTTTGGCTGTAGCTCTTTATGGAGTCAGGAAGGGTTCCTCCGTCGTTAcgagtcaaagaaccatttttagtaCAGTGTAGaacgtgtgtgtctgtgtgtgaaggTTCTGCATGTGTGAGTAAGTGAATGTTCCCGTCCCCAGCTCTCGGAGCCGGAGGAGAACGTTCCCGAGGCCATTGCTAACCGGAAGCGCTGTGTGAAGGTGGTGAAGCAGGACGTGGGCGGGCTGGGCGTCAGCATCAAAGGCGGGGAAGGAGAACAAGATGCCCATCCTCATCAGCAAGATCTTCAGGGGTCTGGCGGCGGACCAGACGCAGGCGCTGTACGTGGGGGACGCCATCCTGTCGGGTAAACGGGGGTGAACCTGCGGGACGCCACCCATGACGAGGCCGTGCAGGCCCTGAAGAGAGCCGGCCGAGAGGTCACGCTGGAAGGTGAGGGAGGTtcgcagggcagggcagggcaggggcagggcagggcagggcagggcagggctaGGGCCGGGCAGGGCCGGGCAGGGCAGGGCCGGGCAGGGCCGGCAGGGCCTGGCAGGGCCGGGCCGGGCAGGGCCGGGCAGGGCAGGGCCGGGCCGGGCCGGGCAGGGCCGGGCAGGGCCGGGCAGGGCCGGGCAGGGCAGGGCCGGGCAGGGCCGGGCAGAAGTAATCAGAACACGAGTGTAATTAAGGTGGAGTGGTTAGGTGTGTGGTGGGAGGGATCTCAGAGCAGGTCCAGGTGTAACCAGGATGTAGGTGCCTGCTGTTCAGAGAGGAGGTGTGGCCTGTGTGAGAGGGGCGGTGCTGTGGAACAGAGCCCCGCTACGCTGCAGTGCAGTGCTAGCCTGCTGCGCTCACAAGGAAGCAGATAAGTTGACCGCTGTTGCGACACCGCCTGGCTACGGCGCTGGGTGTGTTCCAGTCAGCGCTCAGACACTCAGGTGAACTCTGGAGTGAGCGCGggtgaatgacctgcaggaaTCTCGGTCAGATCAAAACAACGGCCTGCTGCTGATAAGGGCTCCAGCTTCACTGagcattaaagcagcagtccagCTCAAATCAGAAGGTCAGGATTGACCTCCGACCCCAGATTTAGATtcagtccatcagccaagaccTCCCGTACTCTAGAAACAGAACATTCTCCACAGAGCTGAGCGCTGGAGATaccgagagacagacagagagagagacagagagacaccagagagagagacagagagacacacagagagagagacagagagacacacagagagagagagacagagagacacacagagagagagagacagagagacacagagagtagagagagacagagagacacagagagagagagacagagacagacagacagagagacacagagagagagagacacagagagatggagagacagagagagagagagagagagagacagacagacagagagaacagagaagagagacacagagagatggagagacagagagagagagagagacagacagagagacacagagacagagagagacagacagacagacagagagacacagagagagagagagacagacagacagacagagagacacagagagagagagacacagagagatgagagacagacagagagacacagagacagagagagacagacagacagaggagagagacagacactcTGGAGTGACCCTGGCTGTGACCCGCTGTGCCGAGGCCGTTGTGTTTAATCATTTCCGCGCTCTCGCTCTTCCTGACGCATTTGTTGAGTTCTGACCTCGCTCGGCCTTGAGCTGCGTATCAGCGCCTGAGTTCCGCACCTGGGCTTTCCCCCGGGCCTCGCCGGCCGCAGATGTGTCCGACTCATTGTTTACTCACAATCTGATGACCTGAGGCCGTCTGAGCTCCTGTCTGGTTTCAGATCGGCCTgcggtgtgtgtggtgtgtgtgtgtgtgtgtgtgtgtgtagagaagtGACTGTAGTGATGGGCGGTTCTGATCAGGTGCTGCTGCTCTTTGCGCGGGAACCTGGGATCATTTATGAAGGTGAGAGGGGATGATGGTGATGGGGGTCTGCAGAGAGGCTGTGATTAGGGCTTCTGACAGGGAGGCTTTTCTGTGCGTCTGAATTTTCTTCCTCTGCAGACAAAAGCCTCCCGTTTCCACCAATCATACGGCCCGCAGCGACTCCGACCGGTTACGGCGCCGGTTCTGGACGAGCCTGATGTTTGGGGCCGATAAAGGCAGCGTGCGCTCTGGCGCAGGGAATGCTACAGCGCTTCctattgtcccagaaataattaCTCTGAGATTAATGGCGCCGGGTCCGGAATGCTTTCACACGGATTGGATTGGAGCATCTGGACCCCGCAGATACGCCTCCGGCTCGGAGCGCCGCCGCTGAAGTAAACACTGGGCTTGAAAACGTCCGCAGGGGCCGAACAGTGAAGCAGCGGTGATGAAGCGCTCCGGCACGCACTCAGTAATCACACTACAGCTGACCCCGGGAGGGGGGGCCGGGGGGCGGGGGGCTCTTCACCTGCACTGTCGCTCCTCTGCGGTTCAGAACGGTTAGCTCTGCTAGCtagctgtggaagaacttgcCCGCGTACGCCGCTAGGTTCTAAGCATGGCTGAAGCTCCTGTTTCCCAACACGTGTGTgtgaaagtattgggacacccccttcactgtttctttctgaaatcaaggaagaagactttctgctagattttggaggaacattgctgtgaggatttgcttgcattcagtgacaggaaCAGGATCTCCCCAGAACTCTACAGGACGTGTGTTTTACAGGGAATCTCTTGGCAAGCAGGGGATAAAGATTGTTGTGTTTAAGGCAGCGAGACGAGAAGAACCGGTTCTTTTAGATGATAAAAGTTGGGATGAGAACGTTCCGACGTTCTGCTGAAGATCTGATGCTCAGCAGGCAGGCGGGATTGGCTGGAATTTATCTGGGAATTTGTGGAATTTTGTTGGATTGCAGAACCGAGTCTGAGAACCGGTTTGTATTTGGGTTCTGTTGAAAAAGCCCAGTTGTTTGGCCTCGCTCTGATCTTGCCTTTGTGATGGGGGTATCAGGTTCTTCTCCAGCTGGACTGTTCTGGTCCTGAACAGTTTGAATGAGAACCCCTGCAGTTACGTGTGACGGTTCTGTGTTCTGACTAGGAGAACCGAATGTGCAGTGCGTGCTTTTTTTCTGCTGAACTAGCGTACGTGTTTCTACTGTGGGAATTTGGCCTCTGGGTCACGTGTGTTTATATAAGTTCAGACTGTGCAACAGCCAGACTCTCCTGGATTACTGGACCTGTTTGAGACCTGTGTGGCTCGACTGAGTGGTATTTAGACGTGGTTTCCCTGAAGGAGGTCTAATACCTGCTGACCGTAAGCAGCAGTGAGGTAGAGCGGTCACTGAAGGACACTGGGTCAAATCACTGGTCGTTGAGTAAGGAGTAAATTCCGGCTGCTGGATTGGGACTCGggacatgctgcctaataccaggcgtgggctagaggggtataaagccccccagcattaagcggtggagcagtggagcagtggagcggTGGAGCTCACTGTTCGTCACACTGTGTGTTTAAAGAGTGACCGATTCTGAATCTGCTGGAGCTCCAGAGAAGAACAGGCCTCAGAACACACACTGGTTTCCTCATAAAGGTCAGAGATCaacgactttttttttttttgatgggtCCAAAGTCAGAAACTGATTCTGATCGAGGTTTAATTGTTTAACTGCTTCTCCGCTCCGGTTTACTGTTTAACTCCTGCTCGGATCACCGTCTGCAGAAGAACCCTGAGTGAGCGGCTGCGGCAGAGTCATCCAGGCAGTTGGACGAAAATCCAGGGTGAATTTGGACCTGGTTTCACCGCCTCTAGAGGCCGGAACTACGCTTGACCAACTCTTCGCCTCAGGCTCCAGTGTTTTCATGCTAATGGGTTTTAATGACCCTCAGGGCAGTTGGCCTCTGCTCTGGTGTATGACTGCCCTTTCTGAGTGACCTCTTCCCGCCATCGCTAAACGGCTGTAGTGACCGTGCTGGAGAGTGTGCAGAGTGCGCACGTGGCACATGAGGGTAGCGCTCCGGGGATCTTACGGAATGGAGGTAATTGGCCCTCGGTTTCTGCTCTGAGAGAAACGGCACTAATGAGTAATCCTCACAAACCCGGCCGAACTCCAACCGCCGCTCTGCTTTCAGGGCCGCAGGACACACTGTGAGGGATGGGGTTCCCAGTGGACTCCatggacatgtgtgtgtgcgagtcCATCACCCAGCCCAGTACGGCCCAGTACAGTATCAGAACAGACACCGCTGACCACACTCTGAGATCGAGGTCAGCGTCGGCCCAAAAACACTGATCGTCCATCTCgaagtgtaaccatggaaacaatcATAGCCCATGGATCCAAATATTAGTGCTTCAGATTAGAGCTGGACCTAtcagtgtttacacacacacacacactctctctctctctctctctctctctctcactctctcacactcacacacacactcacacacacactacctcagTTTGGACTGTGATCAGTGCATTCATGTGAAGACTCTCTGGATCTGTTCACTCTGCTCAGTGCTCCCCTATGCTGGATGGAAGTGTGTAAAAAGTCTAGTTtctgggtgtgtgagagagtgagtgtgtgtgtgagagagagagtgtgtgagagagagagtgtgtgagagagagagagtgtgtgagtgagagagagagagagagagagagtgtgtgagagagagagagagagagtgtgtgagtgtgtgagtgagagagagtgtgtgagtgagagagtgtgtgagtgagagagagagtgtgtgagtgtgtgagtgagagagagtgtgtgtgtgagagtgagtgtgtgagtgagagagtgagtgtgtgtgtgagagatgctCTGTCTGACTTCCTCCTTTCACTTTCTGCAGCAGTGAGACGACGCTAAcggctctctctcctctgttctcACAGTGAAGTACATGAGAGAAGCCACTCCCTACGTGAAGAAGGGTTCTCCTGTGTCTGAGATTGGATGGGAAACACCTCCCCCTGAATCTCCACGACTCGGCAGCCCCCACTCagacacccccacccccccctcaCTGTCTCTGCAGGGAGACCGCAGATACATCCCACTCAGAATGTGCTACATCACCCGGGCAAtgaccacacctgacccagAAAACAGGTACACCCAATAAACATCCACCTTAACCCACattataatgatcatatgatccacacgctcactctgatagactgtaatacactacaggaagcgtagggggcgctctataatgctctataatgctcatatgaccCACATGCTCACTCtgatagactgtaatacactacaggaagcgtagggggcgctctataatgatcatatgatccacacgctcattctgaccgactgtattacactacaggaagcgtagggggcgctctataatgctctataatgatcatatgatccacacgctcactctgatagactgtaatacactacaggaagcgtagggggcgctctataatgatcatatgatccacacgctcattctgacagactgtaatacactacaggaagcgtagggggcgctctataatgctctataatgttcatatgatccacacgctcattctgacagactgtaatacactacaggaagcgtagggggcgctctataatgctctataatgatcatatgatccacacgctcattctgacagaatgtaatacactacaggaagcgtagggggcgctctataatgctctataatgatcatatgatccacacgctcattctgacagactgtaatacactacaggaagcgtagggggcgctctataatgctctataatgttcatatgatccacacgctcattctgacagactgtaatacactacaggaagcgtagggggcgctctataatgatcatatgatccacacgctcattctgacagactgtaatacactacaggaagcgtagggggcgctctataatgctctataatgatcatatgatccacacgctcactctgacagactgtaatacactacaggaagtgtagggggcgctctataatgctctataatgatcatatgatccacacgctcactctgacagactgtaatacactacaggaagtgtagggggcgctctataatgctctataatgatcatatgatccacacgctcattctgacagactgtaatacactacaggaagtgtagagggcgctctataatgatcatatgatccacacgctcactctgacagactgtaatacactacaggaagcgtagggggcactctataatgatcatatgatccacacgctcattctgacagactgtaatacactacaggaagcatagggggcgctctataatgatcatatgatccacacgctcactctgacagactgtaatacactacaggaagtgtagggggcgcttcATGGCCAGGGTTAGGGCTGCAGTTACAGTGGAGAGGGTTTGGAGAACAGGCTGACTGTTCAGtagatgacacacacacacactcactctctcacttctgcagttggtgtgtgtgactctttatcagtgggggtgggggtgttagTGGAACAGTGAGGGTTGTGGTTTGTGAGATTAATCAGAATGTGCACAGGAAGTCTGGGAGGAAGTAAAGCCTTACAGCTGATTGGGTTAAAACTGGTTTATTGTACTTTTGCTTTCTGTGGGTTTCTTTAGAAATGTTTGCatctggggtgtgtgtgggtgtgtgtgtgtgtgtgtgtgcagcacatGTGGGTTAGTGTAAATTCAGACTGCTGTTCTGGACGGGGCAGGAGAAGCTCTGATGGGTTTATCTCTGGGAGGCGTTTGGGTCTGGACTAAGAATAGCTCCACCCCGGGTCACTCTGAGAGTAAAGAGCGGTCACTGCAGAACGTGCTGACTTCTAGACTTCTAGACTGTCCAGAACCAGAAGAGCAACTAGAACTACCTCAAACACAGAcctcacacacgcacgcacgcacgcacacacacacacacacacacacacacacacacacacctcccccacacagacacgcacttaCACCACAGTACTCCTGAACCACTACAGTTCTCACAGCTCAGCCTGTCATGGTATTCCTGTGTGGTCCAGAGCTCCTCGCTCATCTCAGAATAACGACCGTCCAGGTGAATCATCCCTCAGCTTCcagaaatgatgatgattaaaGGCCGACCCACAATCCCATGCAACCTGTACCGTCTGCCTCGAACACGGAACCCTGAACCTGTACCGTCTGCCTCGAACACGGAACCCTGAACCTGTACCGTCTGCCTCGAACACGGAACCCTGAACCTGTACCGTGATGGTTCAGTACAAACACCTGTGCCGGTGCAGCCCTACCTAGAAGTGGacgctcctcctcctcctcctcctcttcgttCTCCTCCTCATTGAATGAGATGTTTAGCAGACTGAAAGCAGCACCACAAAAGGCAGCAGGGTTGCACTTTCTAAATCTGGCTCAGTCGTTCCCGACAGGCCCCAAATTTCCCATGTTGTGGCTGAGAGGGGGGGGACCGCTCGGGCCTGAGCCAAGACCCTCTCCCAGATGAGCACAAGCACTCAGTTCAGCTCCTTCTGCCTCCGTCTCCCCCACTGCCGCCTCCCAGCTCTCCGTCTTAATAAAGGAGGCTATTTTTAGCAGCAGGAGCACCTGGAGATGGTTTAGAGGATTGCTGGTTGTGGCTGTGTGAGAGGGTGATGTATGAGGGGGGATTTATCACTGGGAGCACAGCGAGAGCACCGCTGATTTACGGCCTGTTAGAAACCCGCCGTGATATAGCCTGAGCTAAGCTCTGTGGCTCTGTCAGCTACCGGTTCTTCTACCGGATCCTCACTCTGGAAGGAACGCAGTCTGTAGTCTGGACGTCGGTTAGATCACAGCGAGCTTCTCTGTGTCCATCCTGAACAGGTTGAACTGCACGTAGAGTCCAAATGAAGCTGGGTCTGATCCGTATGTCTACTGTTTGTAAAGAAGTGAACAGAGACGCTCTGACGCAGGAATTCTGATCTGATGTCTGATACTGAAGATCTGCTGATGCTCTAATATAATGTCTGATGTGTAGAAGTGGAACAGGTACggtagagcagtggaacaggTACGGTACAGCGGGCTCTGCTgatagagcagtggaacaggtacggtagagcagtggaacaggTACAGTACAGCGGGCTCTGCTgatagagcagtggaacaggTACGGTACAGCAGTGGAACAGGTACGGTACAGCAGTGGAACAGGTACGGTACAGCGGGCTCTGCTgatagagcagtggaacaggTACGGTACAGCGGGCTCTGCTgatagagcagtggaacaggtacggtagagcagtggaacaggTACGGTACAGCGGGCTCTGCTgatagagcagtggaacaggtacggtagagcagtggaacaggTACGGTACAGCGGGCTCTGCTGATAGAGCAGTGACAAGTCtgagtgtgtctctgtctctgcaggCAGTTGGAGCTGCACTCTCCGGATGGGAAGCACACTGTGGTTCTGCGCTGTTCGGACTCGGACTCGGCTCAGGCCTGGTTGGCACCCATGCAGTCTGTGGCCTCCAGAATCATGGACAAAGTGGTCTCCGAGCTCCGTGAACACGCGGCCCGGAACGGCATCGTCGGGAGCCGGGACATACGCCACCTCGGCTGGCT
Coding sequences within it:
- the sntb1 gene encoding LOW QUALITY PROTEIN: beta-1-syntrophin (The sequence of the model RefSeq protein was modified relative to this genomic sequence to represent the inferred CDS: deleted 3 bases in 2 codons); its protein translation is MAVAVVGTAQRAHKSGPVEVLVRERWHRVIAILGDEALTLSCEENGHAHEHVNGEADAGARGAFTLSEPEENVPEAIANRKRCVKVVKQDVGGLGVSIKGGKENKMPILISKIFRGLAADQTQALYVGDAILSGTGVNLRDATHDEAVQALKRAGREVTLEVKYMREATPYVKKGSPVSEIGWETPPPESPRLGSPHSDTPTPPSLSLQGDRRYIPLRMCYITRAMTTPDPENRQLELHSPDGKHTVVLRCSDSDSAQAWLAPMQSVASRIMDKVVSELREHAARNGIVGSRDIRHLGWLAEKTESERRRWRPVVVVVTERDLLLYDSMARMKENWLNPTHTYPLLSTRLVHSGPDRGSPQPGGELCFATRTGTRLGIETHVFRAETCKELSLWTRHIVTSCHASAEMIKEVTTSCMYKGLDCRLVIHYELGFSVLEETEGSPGQTLFSYPFEKLRMSSDDGVRMLYLDFGGREGEVQLDLHSCPKPIVFILHSFLSAKITRLGLVA